A part of Candidatus Bathyarchaeia archaeon genomic DNA contains:
- a CDS encoding ATP-dependent DNA ligase produces the protein MAQLEKKPIEFSIVAQLCRALEETTKRNEKIRLIREVLRKARPDDVSYVTLFLAGKPFPEADPRVLEISYATLSTAGKTMSQTLLTESANPLTMAEVFRTLGRLAEVKGAGSKEKRLALLGSLLARTTPLETEYLTRMLLGEMRIGVVEGVLLDAIAEASGVSRHLVRRAHMLHGDIGDVARLAMTDGGAALEKVGLRLFVPVKPMLAEVAEDIRQVLAEHKDGTAFEYKFDGARIQIHRQQDRIRIFSRRLTDVTDSIPEMVDYAKTKVKASEFLIEGEVVALGEGGKPVPFQDLMRRFRRVHGIEEMVDKIPLRLYLFDVLQSEGRTLIDLPYTERWETLSSLVPAESLAPRIVTRDLRVVDNFTQSALKAGHEGLMAKSLTSDYSPGARGKKWFKIKLADRLDVVIVAADWGSGRRVDWLSNYHLAVRDEDTGEYLVVGKTFKGLTDAEFDMITKRLQELKTRETKWTVHVKPEIVVEVAHNEVQKSPRYKSGFALRFARIAKFRDDKTPEEADTIQRLRKLYEKQFENKGRMLEEVA, from the coding sequence CTGGCTCAACTAGAAAAAAAACCGATCGAGTTCTCAATCGTCGCCCAACTATGTCGAGCTCTTGAGGAGACAACAAAAAGAAACGAAAAGATACGACTCATCAGAGAAGTTCTCAGAAAAGCCAGACCGGACGACGTGTCCTATGTCACGCTATTCTTAGCTGGAAAACCGTTCCCCGAAGCTGATCCTCGAGTCCTTGAAATAAGCTACGCGACCCTCTCGACAGCCGGGAAAACCATGAGCCAAACACTCCTTACGGAAAGCGCAAATCCACTGACGATGGCAGAAGTGTTTAGAACTCTAGGAAGGCTCGCCGAGGTCAAAGGAGCGGGGTCCAAAGAGAAACGATTGGCACTTCTTGGCTCACTTCTCGCCAGGACGACACCTCTGGAGACCGAGTATCTGACCCGAATGTTACTGGGCGAGATGCGAATCGGCGTTGTTGAGGGAGTCTTGTTAGACGCTATCGCGGAAGCGTCGGGGGTCTCCCGGCATTTAGTCAGGCGCGCACACATGCTGCATGGAGACATCGGGGACGTCGCTAGGTTAGCTATGACGGATGGAGGGGCGGCGCTTGAGAAGGTGGGACTAAGACTCTTCGTCCCAGTGAAGCCGATGCTGGCGGAGGTGGCTGAGGACATCCGTCAAGTTCTCGCGGAGCACAAGGATGGTACCGCCTTCGAGTACAAGTTCGACGGCGCCAGAATCCAGATCCACAGACAACAAGATCGTATTAGGATTTTCAGCCGGAGACTCACTGATGTCACCGACAGTATTCCGGAAATGGTAGATTACGCCAAAACCAAAGTGAAAGCTTCAGAGTTCTTGATAGAAGGAGAAGTCGTCGCTCTCGGCGAGGGCGGAAAGCCAGTTCCCTTTCAGGACCTGATGCGTCGCTTTCGCCGAGTCCACGGGATCGAGGAGATGGTCGATAAGATTCCGCTGCGACTCTACCTCTTCGATGTTCTGCAATCAGAAGGAAGGACTCTGATAGATCTCCCATACACGGAAAGATGGGAAACCCTCTCTAGCTTAGTGCCCGCAGAATCTCTTGCTCCAAGAATTGTGACCCGAGACCTCAGAGTCGTGGACAATTTCACACAATCCGCTTTGAAAGCAGGCCATGAAGGGTTGATGGCCAAGTCCCTAACGAGCGACTACTCGCCAGGCGCTAGGGGCAAGAAGTGGTTCAAGATCAAGCTTGCCGACAGGCTCGACGTAGTCATAGTCGCTGCGGACTGGGGCAGCGGAAGAAGGGTAGATTGGCTGAGCAACTACCATCTAGCAGTTAGGGATGAGGACACCGGTGAATACCTAGTCGTTGGTAAGACGTTCAAGGGTCTGACTGACGCGGAGTTCGACATGATAACCAAGCGGCTTCAGGAGCTGAAGACTCGAGAGACGAAATGGACGGTTCACGTGAAACCCGAGATAGTGGTCGAAGTTGCTCACAACGAGGTTCAGAAGAGTCCCCGATACAAGTCGGGGTTCGCTTTGCGTTTTGCAAGGATCGCGAAGTTTAGAGACGATAAAACCCCGGAAGAAGCCGACACCATCCAACGACTACGCAAGCTGTACGAGAAACAGTTTGAAAACAAGGGCAGAATGCTAGAGGAAGTCGCGTGA